A region from the Nonlabens sp. YIK11 genome encodes:
- a CDS encoding diacylglycerol/lipid kinase family protein, giving the protein MTRIAFLVNPISGRQENVLTIEEVKSIFSEQDFEIQLQYSSSKENLEYLTQSCIQNKVEIIVACGGDGTINTIANHLIDSSVSLAVLPRGSGNGLATHLNIKHSLPRLHENISKSKYKLIDCGSVNGIYFFSNFALGYPADVIERYDKDNSRGFITYFKHSVLSFLSFRRKKIGLLERFTKTYSVLISNTKYMGYDLSLTPGAKLDSGKLELVHANSRLGLIRIMISTLLLGNNHAQTIDSTVIEVPYGFPAQIDGEPLQLRPPYVISSHVSKLKVIA; this is encoded by the coding sequence GTGACTAGAATAGCGTTTTTAGTGAATCCCATATCTGGAAGACAAGAAAACGTCCTAACCATAGAAGAGGTAAAATCTATTTTTAGCGAACAGGATTTTGAAATCCAGCTACAATATTCTTCTTCAAAAGAAAATCTTGAATATTTAACCCAGAGCTGTATTCAAAATAAGGTGGAAATTATTGTAGCTTGTGGTGGAGACGGTACCATAAATACAATTGCAAATCATTTGATTGATTCATCCGTTTCCCTAGCTGTCCTACCTAGAGGCTCGGGTAATGGCTTAGCGACCCATTTAAATATTAAACATTCCTTACCTAGACTACATGAGAATATTTCAAAGTCGAAATACAAACTAATAGATTGTGGTTCAGTCAACGGTATTTATTTCTTTTCCAACTTTGCTTTAGGCTATCCAGCAGATGTTATAGAAAGATACGACAAAGACAATAGTCGAGGCTTTATCACATATTTTAAACATAGTGTTTTGTCTTTTCTGTCCTTTCGCAGAAAAAAGATAGGTTTACTTGAACGTTTTACGAAGACCTACAGCGTTCTGATCTCAAACACTAAATACATGGGCTATGACTTATCGTTAACGCCAGGAGCCAAATTAGATAGTGGTAAATTAGAGTTAGTGCATGCAAATTCACGTCTAGGGTTAATCAGAATCATGATTTCTACGTTATTACTAGGGAATAATCATGCACAGACTATAGACAGTACTGTAATTGAAGTGCCTTATGGTTTTCCAGCTCAAATCGATGGAGAGCCTCTCCAGCTGCGGCCACCTTATGTTATTTCATCCCATGTTAGCAAGCTTAAAGTGATTGCCTAG
- a CDS encoding oligosaccharide flippase family protein, which translates to MKRHLKRLDDEQKTVAKNYSALMILQGLNYVLPFVIIPFLERTLELERFGLVMLAQYLMALCIAATDFGFSTTAVREISVLKSKREDYSTIYFKVFWARAILLVLVFAALCVFVFTIPRFAKEWEVYLLSYGMVVGQTMLGDWFFQGIERMRILTAVNAVSKILFTLLLFLFISSPSDYILVPIFNSIGYLFAGVIMFGLSFRYVSWQWPNFRNTNGFYRDSFQIFISDLSSQFTYAANGVVLGLFAGDSVVGIFSAFDKLILAARKMYIPISQAFYPYLSRKPYQEKRSMMKKLALGTLTIGTIGMLILVFFGSFILNILYADPAIAANDYLLKWMGISVLFVGLSLLFTNLYAPARKLFHQRLKILTSATVFNLILGFLLVPKLGLTGTIVTTIFTELLMVIIAAYYYWGDASSNSEENQQLNKR; encoded by the coding sequence ATGAAGAGGCATCTTAAAAGGCTTGATGATGAACAAAAAACGGTAGCAAAAAACTATAGCGCCTTGATGATACTACAGGGCTTAAACTATGTATTGCCGTTTGTAATAATTCCATTTTTAGAGAGAACCCTCGAGTTAGAGCGATTTGGTCTTGTTATGCTCGCCCAATATCTAATGGCACTTTGCATCGCTGCAACAGATTTTGGGTTTAGTACTACCGCAGTTCGAGAAATATCAGTTCTCAAATCTAAACGCGAGGACTATTCTACGATATATTTCAAGGTGTTTTGGGCTCGTGCAATTCTGCTGGTATTGGTCTTTGCAGCTCTTTGTGTCTTTGTATTTACCATCCCTAGATTTGCTAAGGAATGGGAAGTTTATTTACTAAGCTATGGAATGGTTGTTGGCCAAACGATGCTGGGTGATTGGTTTTTTCAAGGTATAGAACGTATGCGAATTTTGACCGCTGTAAATGCTGTTTCTAAGATACTGTTCACCCTTCTACTGTTTTTGTTTATAAGTAGTCCATCAGACTATATATTAGTCCCAATTTTTAATTCTATTGGCTATCTATTTGCTGGTGTCATCATGTTCGGTCTAAGTTTTAGGTATGTTTCATGGCAATGGCCTAATTTTAGAAATACCAACGGTTTTTATCGCGACAGCTTTCAAATTTTCATTTCTGATCTTTCATCTCAATTCACATATGCTGCAAATGGTGTTGTTTTAGGACTTTTTGCGGGTGATAGCGTCGTCGGGATTTTTAGTGCATTCGATAAATTAATACTGGCAGCACGAAAAATGTATATACCTATTAGCCAGGCTTTTTACCCTTATTTATCTAGAAAGCCTTATCAAGAAAAGCGCAGCATGATGAAGAAACTAGCGCTAGGCACTTTGACTATAGGTACAATTGGAATGCTTATATTGGTGTTCTTTGGATCTTTCATCTTAAACATTTTATACGCTGATCCTGCTATAGCTGCGAATGATTATTTATTAAAGTGGATGGGAATCTCAGTATTATTTGTAGGGTTGAGTTTACTTTTCACAAATCTGTACGCGCCGGCAAGAAAACTTTTTCACCAGCGGCTTAAGATACTGACAAGTGCGACAGTCTTTAATCTTATATTAGGTTTTTTGCTGGTTCCCAAGTTAGGCTTAACAGGAACTATCGTTACAACTATCTTTACTGAGTTGTTGATGGTAATAATTGCAGCATATTATTATTGGGGTGATGCTTCATCGAATAGCGAGGAAAATCAACAATTGAATAAACGATAG
- a CDS encoding O-antigen polysaccharide polymerase Wzy, whose product MSTYIVFSYLFFLVAPIVQAGVLAPLANGEFDHFFPYKEDLFLKTNGLVAIFHIVFFLFYVALKGYIKNKPRSSQVNLQKRKGKELRTSFIIIIISVFIAIIGFPFLLDEYARPEYITSTYSPGVQLVLKKILFVIPLAGIVLIKTVFDRRQLSTQGWFIAAVTLMALLLALFFFKNPLVEKRNALGPIYFLLIFLFFPRILNSNVKMSLTFFVIMIVFFPLLQIITHSDYGLGEMIQNPSLFTNVIDKGSLSKGFMSLNYDAFCNIGIVIEIVEQRGLFWGEQLLSAFLFFIPRGLWPGKPDSSGLIVGNYLIEDYDYYFANLSNPLVSEGYMNFGIVGVVIMAIALAVTIVYFMTWLVSNDVLKRATAFYFAVHLLFLLRGDFTNGYSYFVGTLIGLYILPKLIIYTSSLFIDSNVWIQKKA is encoded by the coding sequence TTGAGTACTTACATTGTATTCAGCTATCTTTTTTTCTTAGTGGCACCCATAGTTCAAGCAGGCGTTCTTGCTCCACTAGCAAATGGTGAATTCGATCATTTTTTTCCATATAAAGAAGATCTATTTCTTAAAACCAATGGTTTAGTTGCCATCTTCCACATTGTGTTCTTCTTGTTTTATGTTGCTCTCAAGGGGTATATTAAGAATAAGCCTAGATCATCACAGGTTAATTTGCAGAAACGTAAAGGAAAAGAATTAAGAACAAGTTTTATAATAATAATAATTTCTGTTTTTATCGCGATCATCGGCTTTCCATTTCTTTTAGATGAATATGCTAGACCAGAATATATAACATCTACCTACTCGCCAGGTGTACAACTTGTGTTGAAAAAAATCCTGTTTGTAATTCCACTTGCTGGTATTGTTTTAATTAAAACGGTATTTGATAGAAGACAACTTTCTACGCAAGGCTGGTTTATTGCGGCAGTCACTTTAATGGCGCTATTGCTAGCATTATTCTTTTTTAAAAATCCCCTTGTAGAAAAGCGAAACGCATTGGGGCCTATTTATTTTTTATTGATATTCTTATTCTTCCCAAGAATACTGAATAGCAACGTTAAGATGAGCCTCACCTTTTTTGTAATAATGATTGTGTTTTTTCCCCTACTGCAAATTATCACACACTCAGATTATGGATTAGGAGAAATGATTCAAAACCCTAGTCTGTTTACAAATGTTATCGATAAAGGTTCGCTTAGTAAGGGATTTATGTCTCTTAACTATGATGCCTTTTGTAATATTGGGATTGTTATAGAAATAGTTGAGCAACGAGGATTGTTTTGGGGCGAGCAGCTACTTAGTGCGTTTTTATTTTTTATCCCTAGAGGACTATGGCCAGGTAAGCCAGACTCTTCTGGGCTCATTGTTGGAAACTATTTAATTGAGGATTATGACTATTATTTTGCCAACCTATCAAACCCGCTTGTTTCTGAAGGATATATGAATTTTGGAATTGTTGGGGTTGTTATTATGGCAATTGCCTTGGCTGTAACAATTGTGTACTTCATGACTTGGCTAGTGAGCAACGATGTTTTAAAGCGTGCAACAGCATTTTATTTTGCCGTCCACCTTTTATTTCTTCTACGAGGAGATTTTACCAATGGCTACTCCTATTTTGTTGGCACTCTAATAGGGCTTTATATTTTACCAAAACTAATTATTTACACGTCATCTCTCTTTATAGATAGCAATGTATGGATTCAAAAAAAGGCTTAA
- a CDS encoding O-antigen ligase family protein, which yields MDSKKGLIDYLPRLIFWSMAILFAMPIIPRGIRPFLIGVVLLLSIVSFFVDNEKFKWQYFLLNSGLFVLYCFSLLYTEDLSYGIRKIAAASSLLIFPLIIACMSKRCVQYILDRRYVLMWFFIIATLALNILAFSIFSLQYSFEEVIIHFVNIIRSDIPGLKIHPIYLSMHIGISMIFSLFLVQRGLELKKILILITINIIFLAFLLILIKKGPIIALVIVSGYLVFMFKNRSLYLVFGLTAIGILATIIFVPKVNERFSELLQIQNTKEDLTNSTNIRFSILQCAAQVMPEAGFLGFGVGDGKEELIQCYQDNATFLAVNRYNSHNQFLGIILNAGYLGLALFSIFLLYHLIRAFNRKNHLFIATLLFYCIVMLSENILERENGVLYFSLFINLFLMLDYKFSTKNKDDKPLDNLLSA from the coding sequence ATGGATTCAAAAAAAGGCTTAATAGACTATTTACCTAGGCTCATTTTTTGGTCTATGGCTATCTTATTCGCCATGCCCATAATTCCTCGTGGCATAAGACCTTTTTTAATAGGTGTGGTTCTTTTACTTTCTATAGTGAGTTTTTTTGTAGATAATGAAAAGTTTAAATGGCAATATTTTCTACTTAACTCAGGGCTATTTGTGCTGTATTGCTTTAGCTTATTGTATACAGAAGACTTATCGTACGGTATTCGTAAGATAGCTGCCGCTTCTTCACTTTTGATTTTTCCTTTGATTATAGCATGCATGAGCAAGCGGTGTGTGCAGTATATTCTCGACAGGCGCTATGTTCTTATGTGGTTTTTTATCATCGCGACCTTAGCGCTTAACATATTAGCCTTCTCGATTTTTAGTCTACAATATAGCTTTGAAGAAGTCATAATTCATTTTGTCAATATCATTAGGTCTGATATACCAGGGCTTAAAATTCACCCTATTTATCTCAGCATGCATATTGGGATATCGATGATCTTTTCTTTGTTTTTAGTACAGAGAGGTTTAGAGCTAAAGAAGATATTAATACTGATCACCATTAATATAATTTTCCTTGCGTTCTTACTTATTCTAATTAAAAAAGGACCAATCATTGCCCTTGTAATTGTTTCAGGGTATTTGGTATTTATGTTTAAAAATAGAAGCTTATATCTGGTTTTTGGGTTGACCGCCATAGGAATACTTGCTACTATAATTTTTGTTCCCAAAGTAAATGAACGCTTTTCAGAACTGCTTCAAATTCAAAACACTAAAGAAGATTTGACAAATTCAACAAACATCAGGTTTTCCATATTACAGTGTGCCGCACAAGTAATGCCTGAGGCTGGTTTTTTAGGCTTTGGAGTAGGTGATGGTAAAGAAGAATTAATACAGTGCTATCAGGATAATGCAACCTTTCTTGCAGTAAATCGCTACAACTCTCACAACCAGTTTCTGGGAATAATCCTAAACGCTGGTTATTTGGGTCTCGCCTTATTTAGCATATTCCTTTTATACCATTTGATAAGAGCCTTTAATAGAAAGAATCACCTATTTATTGCCACGTTGCTGTTTTATTGTATTGTAATGTTATCTGAAAACATTCTGGAAAGAGAAAATGGTGTGCTCTATTTTTCCCTATTCATTAATTTGTTTTTGATGCTGGATTACAAGTTTTCGACAAAAAATAAGGACGATAAACCTCTTGATAATCTATTGTCAGCATGA
- the rfbD gene encoding dTDP-4-dehydrorhamnose reductase, translating to MKKVMIIGARGMLGTSMVHGLTGCDLVAFNRSELDITCYSTVRQKLYQYKPDYIINCAAYTAVDQAEVEPETAYKINASAVGMLASMAKQIDATLIHFSTDYVFNGSSKTPYKPDDPVNPINTYGRSKWLGERAIVSSGVKHYILRTSWLYAPHGKNFFRWVMENDQEEMKVVDTQVGCPTSAIDVADFIRHLINTDPERYGTYYFCNKGSMTWYAFAKAISEKAGLQKKISRVKTFPSLAERPEYSVLDCSNILSVFDYQISIQEGAMNKVLDAYRELIAS from the coding sequence GTGAAAAAAGTAATGATTATAGGTGCCCGCGGTATGCTAGGCACGAGTATGGTTCATGGCTTAACGGGATGTGATCTTGTGGCCTTCAATCGATCAGAACTTGACATCACATGTTATTCAACAGTCAGACAAAAACTCTATCAATACAAGCCGGACTACATCATTAATTGTGCTGCTTACACCGCAGTAGATCAAGCGGAGGTTGAGCCTGAAACAGCTTATAAAATAAATGCAAGTGCGGTAGGAATGCTTGCTTCTATGGCAAAGCAGATCGACGCCACACTCATTCATTTCTCGACAGACTATGTTTTCAATGGATCTTCAAAGACACCTTACAAGCCTGATGACCCTGTAAATCCCATCAATACTTATGGACGCAGTAAATGGTTGGGAGAAAGAGCTATAGTGTCAAGTGGTGTCAAACATTACATTTTGAGAACTTCATGGCTGTATGCGCCGCACGGCAAAAATTTTTTCCGTTGGGTCATGGAGAACGACCAAGAAGAGATGAAGGTAGTGGATACCCAAGTGGGCTGTCCTACGAGCGCCATTGATGTGGCAGACTTTATACGGCATTTAATAAATACAGATCCAGAAAGATACGGGACCTATTACTTTTGCAATAAAGGTAGTATGACATGGTACGCTTTCGCGAAAGCGATATCAGAAAAAGCTGGGTTGCAGAAGAAAATAAGTCGAGTAAAAACATTTCCAAGCCTTGCGGAGAGACCAGAATACAGCGTTTTGGATTGCAGTAATATATTGAGTGTTTTTGATTATCAAATCTCTATACAGGAAGGAGCAATGAATAAGGTGCTGGATGCTTACAGAGAATTAATAGCTTCCTAA
- a CDS encoding DUF6909 family protein gives MPIINVEPRTRAQESTNAIERMYITMRHLFNRGFYKPMGVSGESLRESLLTIRPEIYGSIAEDKIELSGLLYVMDRLPMGIEECTYINLTSDEGYSSSHFKAIIPKKRRRNCYRIDKHQMNIEITRGRSEIYDILTHLTFLMVESHKIMKRVIINDDGSTTRDWKCLEDAVAKDELTQEEKEVAVIHTANILGRTFDEVMQVYGSFATPQNPNQFLSTIYYLGLLGKHEIMDEQKRIITFSPVLRERLGHHIHGDRWAMRIKKHLIDNNLFDRPLHIISANLHSVMNSVYGPKVLAAQISKKGRMEVFASLSEAAGKKNRDAIKKYALQNGMQELQDQSGTNIDVQIFDTAKTTFEHVGFCEDRFRESDNNHKPVLIVMDYAFGEQAYETLDELLKPYNDGSNPRHMNIKSVSIMGKAGILEGEKGDIMVPDAHVFEGTADNYPFKNRLSKKDLATEGLNVVSGSMVTVLGTSLQNKDVLEYFYNSSWRVIGLEMEGAHYQKAIQAASKVRRSISKKVRVRYAYYASDNPLKTGHTLASGGLGLTGVKPVYVITEKILEQILKESLPKTESEKASQ, from the coding sequence ATGCCCATTATTAACGTAGAACCCAGAACCAGAGCTCAAGAAAGCACCAATGCTATTGAACGTATGTACATTACCATGCGGCACTTATTCAACCGTGGTTTTTATAAGCCCATGGGCGTGAGCGGTGAGTCCTTGAGAGAATCTTTGCTGACGATACGACCAGAAATATATGGTTCTATTGCAGAGGACAAGATTGAGCTGAGCGGTTTATTATACGTTATGGATAGGCTACCCATGGGAATTGAAGAATGTACCTATATCAACCTAACCAGTGATGAAGGCTATAGCAGTTCGCATTTCAAGGCCATCATACCAAAAAAGCGCCGTCGCAACTGCTATCGCATTGATAAACACCAGATGAATATCGAGATCACTCGCGGTCGCTCAGAGATCTACGATATACTGACACACCTTACCTTCTTGATGGTAGAATCCCACAAGATCATGAAGCGTGTGATTATCAACGACGACGGCAGTACCACAAGGGACTGGAAGTGCCTGGAAGATGCTGTAGCTAAAGATGAACTTACCCAAGAAGAGAAGGAAGTTGCGGTAATTCATACCGCAAACATTCTGGGAAGAACCTTTGATGAGGTCATGCAGGTGTACGGCTCCTTTGCCACGCCCCAGAACCCCAATCAGTTTTTGAGTACGATTTATTACCTAGGACTTTTGGGTAAACACGAGATCATGGATGAGCAAAAGCGCATTATTACATTCTCTCCTGTGTTGCGGGAGCGATTGGGACACCATATCCATGGTGATCGATGGGCCATGCGCATCAAGAAACATTTGATAGACAACAATTTATTTGACCGTCCATTACACATCATCAGTGCAAATTTGCACTCGGTTATGAATTCTGTTTATGGACCTAAGGTACTTGCGGCACAGATAAGCAAAAAAGGGCGCATGGAGGTTTTTGCCTCGTTGAGTGAGGCCGCCGGTAAAAAGAACCGTGATGCCATTAAGAAATATGCCTTGCAAAATGGAATGCAGGAGCTTCAGGATCAAAGTGGGACCAACATTGATGTGCAGATTTTTGACACGGCAAAAACAACCTTTGAGCACGTAGGCTTTTGTGAAGATCGCTTTCGCGAAAGCGATAACAACCACAAGCCCGTTCTTATCGTTATGGACTACGCTTTTGGTGAGCAGGCCTATGAAACATTGGACGAATTGCTAAAGCCTTACAACGACGGTAGTAACCCTAGACACATGAATATCAAAAGCGTCAGTATCATGGGTAAGGCTGGAATACTTGAAGGCGAGAAAGGTGATATCATGGTGCCAGATGCCCACGTATTTGAGGGAACGGCAGATAATTATCCGTTCAAAAACCGACTTTCCAAAAAGGATCTCGCCACTGAAGGACTTAACGTGGTTTCTGGTTCTATGGTCACAGTTTTGGGTACATCATTACAAAACAAGGATGTGCTGGAGTATTTCTATAATTCAAGCTGGCGCGTGATAGGTCTTGAAATGGAAGGTGCACATTATCAAAAGGCCATTCAAGCAGCCTCTAAGGTGCGCCGTAGCATCTCCAAAAAGGTGCGAGTAAGATATGCGTACTATGCGAGTGATAATCCTTTAAAAACAGGCCATACGCTTGCTAGCGGCGGTTTGGGTCTAACCGGTGTCAAACCCGTTTATGTGATTACAGAAAAGATTCTGGAGCAGATCCTTAAGGAAAGCCTACCCAAAACGGAATCTGAAAAGGCAAGTCAATAA
- a CDS encoding sulfatase-like hydrolase/transferase encodes MLYFQIILLVILFVSLLTILKNKMFKSIGALLGGIFISLQVVSIYLTNNIGDYKFYEHFKWSVVSNIYQEFLPEFLLAVCFLVIITFILYWLSSILSKLSSKISVPTSIICTILLSLNSHVFYNLYETISLKSGNSYTLTKAISKLPLQKAELLTNRDVSASAGRNIIFLSLESFEKGFINERPDLTPHLNQLKKEYHYYDLLPSSGGGWTSASAYMALTGMPAYFGNKYNDIFQGSNKIQINNIGNVLETAGYDMQYLIANKDFSGMKDMLETLGFNVKSEDDFETKYEKIPWGIHDKDLFDEIEKEAIALSEKERPFALFASTISTHYPDGIYDSRMESLIAPKNSELEFMVAAVDYYIGNLFSTLKEKNLLENTTVIIVPDHQFMGKHKVIDDLEDRGLFVLSTTPIDEMETKNLSQVSMPNIVLDVADIETDAVFLDDLIQGNKNQFVYNYKKELRDVNIASLNTITMKDGFNVVRMDSLISVAYKNDSNLIFAQTDLTKASKKLFQINVDRYFRYYSSRHIPIADIKTAVKKPNTINIIYVNDTIHTYYSDQDGLVSFKKDANRVVFENTELIPKFQFLQPSSNEEELDKKLQFLVIRSSGFNSKETSYYQYGGNTYRFSRGVNVISINSKGSYTLENFDTYANYEARNELLTYLKQIKKSKFRSFIIVHDTAGEVFGEFEQELNAIGLFKLIDIKNRQAYIASYEQGGFLEYLDDFTIEKKYAVPNLKLEAKRNTDDEITTYSKQVDRFIAHAGGKIDGKVYTNSLEALNKSYQAGFRLFELDIIKTSDGHFVAAHDWDTWKRLSNYSGETPVTLKIFNSQKLFGEYTPLDMTAINSWFETHKDAILVTDKTREIKRFSTEFLDKSRLIMEVFNVEDAELASVYRVEPILSESIIASMNLNLVPFMKDRDFKYITFSRNSISKFKGVLKMAKENGIKSYVYHVNFQGGKDEKYVVEYELGQVYGLYADEWDFKTPE; translated from the coding sequence ATGCTATATTTTCAAATTATTTTATTGGTCATATTGTTTGTAAGCTTGTTAACTATTTTAAAGAACAAGATGTTTAAGTCGATAGGTGCACTCTTAGGTGGAATTTTTATATCACTTCAAGTAGTTTCGATCTATCTTACTAATAACATAGGCGATTATAAATTTTACGAGCACTTCAAATGGAGTGTTGTTTCAAATATCTACCAAGAATTTCTTCCAGAGTTCCTATTGGCTGTTTGTTTTTTAGTGATTATTACATTTATATTATACTGGTTATCAAGTATTTTATCAAAATTGTCCAGTAAGATTAGTGTGCCTACATCGATCATTTGTACAATTCTTTTGAGTCTTAACTCTCATGTTTTCTATAATTTGTATGAAACCATTTCTTTAAAAAGTGGCAACTCATATACCTTAACAAAAGCAATTAGTAAACTTCCTTTACAAAAAGCGGAATTGTTGACTAACCGAGATGTTAGTGCTTCTGCTGGGAGAAACATCATTTTTTTGTCACTGGAATCTTTTGAAAAAGGATTTATTAATGAGCGGCCTGATTTAACGCCTCACCTCAATCAGCTCAAGAAGGAATATCATTATTATGACCTGCTCCCTTCATCTGGTGGAGGTTGGACTAGCGCATCGGCATACATGGCCTTGACAGGAATGCCGGCTTATTTTGGAAATAAGTACAATGATATATTTCAAGGAAGCAATAAAATACAGATTAATAACATAGGTAACGTGCTTGAAACAGCGGGTTATGATATGCAGTATCTAATTGCGAACAAGGACTTTTCTGGTATGAAGGATATGTTAGAGACGCTAGGTTTTAATGTCAAATCAGAGGATGATTTTGAAACTAAATATGAAAAAATTCCCTGGGGAATACATGACAAAGATTTATTTGATGAAATAGAAAAAGAAGCTATTGCTCTAAGTGAGAAAGAACGACCATTTGCTCTGTTTGCCAGTACTATTTCAACTCACTACCCTGATGGTATCTATGACAGCCGAATGGAAAGTTTGATAGCACCAAAAAACTCAGAATTAGAGTTCATGGTAGCTGCTGTTGATTATTACATTGGCAATTTATTCTCCACATTGAAAGAAAAGAACCTTCTTGAAAATACAACTGTAATTATTGTTCCTGATCATCAATTTATGGGTAAACATAAGGTGATTGATGATTTAGAAGACAGGGGTTTATTTGTTCTATCAACTACTCCTATTGATGAAATGGAAACAAAAAACCTGTCGCAGGTATCTATGCCCAACATAGTTTTGGATGTGGCAGATATTGAAACGGACGCTGTTTTTCTTGACGATTTGATTCAAGGAAATAAAAACCAATTCGTATACAATTATAAAAAAGAACTCAGGGATGTCAATATCGCATCACTCAACACTATCACTATGAAAGATGGCTTTAATGTTGTGCGTATGGACTCCTTAATTTCTGTGGCATACAAAAATGATTCAAATCTCATTTTTGCACAAACAGATTTAACCAAAGCTTCTAAAAAACTTTTCCAAATTAATGTTGATAGATACTTCAGATATTATAGCTCTAGGCATATACCTATAGCAGATATAAAGACTGCCGTTAAAAAGCCAAATACCATAAACATCATTTATGTTAATGATACCATACACACTTATTATAGTGATCAAGATGGATTGGTTTCTTTTAAAAAGGATGCAAATAGGGTAGTTTTTGAAAACACTGAGTTGATTCCTAAGTTTCAATTTTTACAACCTTCTTCCAATGAAGAAGAATTAGACAAAAAACTTCAATTTCTTGTTATACGTAGCTCTGGTTTCAACTCCAAGGAAACAAGTTACTATCAATACGGTGGTAACACATATCGATTTTCACGTGGAGTTAATGTAATTTCAATTAATTCTAAGGGTAGTTATACTCTGGAAAACTTTGACACCTATGCAAATTATGAAGCTAGAAATGAACTTTTGACTTACTTGAAACAAATAAAAAAATCAAAATTTCGAAGTTTTATTATTGTTCATGATACTGCAGGAGAGGTTTTTGGAGAATTTGAACAAGAACTTAATGCGATAGGACTTTTTAAATTAATTGATATTAAAAATCGCCAGGCTTACATAGCTTCCTATGAACAAGGTGGTTTCTTAGAATATTTGGATGACTTTACAATAGAAAAAAAATATGCGGTACCTAATTTAAAGCTAGAAGCAAAAAGAAATACTGATGATGAAATCACAACTTATAGTAAACAAGTAGATAGGTTCATAGCACATGCTGGAGGTAAAATTGATGGTAAGGTTTACACAAATTCTTTAGAGGCCCTAAATAAGAGCTATCAAGCAGGATTTCGCTTATTTGAGCTTGACATAATCAAAACTAGCGATGGGCATTTTGTGGCTGCTCATGATTGGGACACTTGGAAGAGGCTATCTAATTATTCAGGGGAGACACCAGTTACCCTTAAGATTTTTAACTCACAAAAACTCTTTGGTGAGTATACACCGCTTGATATGACAGCTATAAATAGTTGGTTTGAAACTCATAAGGATGCAATACTTGTTACCGACAAAACCAGGGAAATAAAGAGGTTTAGTACAGAATTCTTAGACAAGAGCAGGTTGATAATGGAAGTGTTCAATGTTGAGGATGCAGAACTCGCATCAGTTTATAGGGTGGAACCTATTCTATCAGAGAGCATTATTGCCAGCATGAATTTAAATTTAGTCCCGTTTATGAAGGACAGGGATTTTAAGTATATTACTTTCTCAAGGAATTCAATTTCAAAATTTAAGGGTGTTTTGAAAATGGCTAAGGAAAACGGTATTAAATCCTATGTTTACCACGTCAACTTTCAAGGAGGAAAGGACGAAAAATATGTGGTAGAATATGAACTAGGTCAGGTTTACGGACTTTATGCAGATGAGTGGGATTTTAAAACTCCAGAATAA